A window from Chitinophaga filiformis encodes these proteins:
- a CDS encoding RNA polymerase sigma factor, with translation MEEIWYTDLSDQELWSRLINGDEGALAFIYDTWFPSLYKYGMKLHADSSRVKDCIHDLFATLWHSRANLSVTDNIRFYLFASLKRNIAKHIRKEGIFSLFGSMGPDNHSHMPSHEQKMIDDQANDERKRKLSRVIEKLPRRQKEILYLRYYEGLSTQETADIMSLSVNSTYVLLSKALNYLRNHSGELMLLIMYWGHQHNSF, from the coding sequence TTGGAGGAGATCTGGTATACCGACCTTTCGGATCAGGAGCTTTGGAGCAGGCTGATAAATGGGGATGAGGGCGCTTTGGCCTTCATTTATGATACATGGTTCCCGTCTTTATATAAATATGGGATGAAATTACATGCAGACAGCAGCCGGGTAAAGGACTGCATACATGACCTCTTTGCCACACTATGGCATAGCCGGGCCAATCTCTCCGTTACGGACAATATCAGGTTTTACCTGTTCGCCAGTCTCAAAAGAAATATTGCAAAACACATCCGGAAAGAAGGAATATTCAGCCTGTTTGGTAGTATGGGCCCTGATAATCATTCCCATATGCCTTCTCATGAGCAGAAAATGATAGATGACCAGGCCAACGATGAGCGCAAACGGAAACTGAGCAGGGTGATCGAAAAACTGCCCCGGCGCCAGAAAGAGATCCTCTACCTGCGATATTACGAAGGACTTTCCACACAGGAAACCGCCGATATTATGTCACTAAGCGTTAACTCCACATATGTATTATTATCAAAAGCACTTAATTATCTCAGGAATCATAGTGGAGAATTGATGCTTTTGATAATGTATTGGGGGCATCAGCACAACAGTTTCTAA
- a CDS encoding DUF4843 domain-containing protein → MKKYILFGVLCCMVCLACKKEATPLFNTTENVYFDFIPDEDDDKTDSLLYSFAYFPDKGEDTVFIPVRISGFRVKKERTFIVKTVDSSTTAIANVHYVPLKDKYIMAADSGICMVPLILLNKDTLLKTKTLTIGLTLQPTEDLGVAFTLQNKGIVKFSNRLEKPSWWNAWASELGEYSRVKHELFIRVSGTTELGTNFQDFNIIPKALYHTRRFKSFLLDPFKWVQQYPEEGYVITMEADGYYYFYSSKNPDIKYRLEKNPDDGRYYFKDENGNRV, encoded by the coding sequence ATGAAAAAATATATTCTATTCGGTGTTCTTTGCTGTATGGTATGTCTTGCCTGCAAGAAAGAAGCAACGCCTTTATTCAATACTACAGAGAATGTCTATTTTGATTTTATACCCGATGAGGATGACGACAAAACAGATAGCCTTCTTTATTCTTTTGCTTATTTCCCCGACAAAGGAGAAGATACGGTATTTATCCCGGTGAGGATATCAGGTTTTCGTGTGAAGAAGGAACGGACCTTCATAGTAAAAACTGTAGATAGCAGTACAACTGCAATTGCAAATGTTCATTATGTTCCTTTAAAGGATAAATATATAATGGCCGCAGACTCGGGCATATGTATGGTGCCCCTGATCCTGCTGAATAAGGATACCCTGCTGAAAACAAAAACGCTGACCATCGGGCTTACGCTACAGCCAACGGAAGATCTGGGAGTAGCTTTCACCTTGCAGAATAAAGGCATTGTGAAGTTCTCCAACCGATTAGAGAAGCCAAGCTGGTGGAATGCCTGGGCGAGTGAACTGGGTGAATACTCCAGGGTAAAGCACGAATTGTTTATCAGGGTATCGGGTACTACTGAACTCGGTACTAATTTCCAGGATTTCAATATAATACCTAAAGCATTATATCATACAAGGCGATTCAAATCTTTCTTGCTGGATCCGTTTAAATGGGTGCAGCAATATCCGGAAGAAGGATATGTGATTACGATGGAAGCAGATGGATATTATTACTTCTACAGTAGTAAGAATCCCGATATCAAATACCGCCTGGAAAAGAATCCTGATGATGGCCGGTATTATTTCAAGGATGAAAATGGTAACCGGGTCTAA
- a CDS encoding ABC-F family ATP-binding cassette domain-containing protein: protein MHYVTVEGLTKTFGAGPLFKDISFHIEEGDKIALVALNGAGKSTLLRILCGQESPDAGTVWIHKDVTVVMLEQQSAFQAEKSISEHIFSQSHPVLAAIRDYEMLTDDEEQEPDIDKLTKAIERMDELNAWHFDSKVKQILGKLNIHHLDQKMGNLSGGQLKRVALAKVLIDIGFEHRHTLLIMDEPTNHLDVGMIEWLENYLDQENVTLLLVTHDRYFLDSVCNEIMEIDQQQLFIYKGDYENYLEKKAIREEQDRASVEKARNVFRKELEWIRKQPKARTTKSKSRIDAFEDVKERASVRLEKQQLELNVKMTRLGGKIIELKKVYKSFGDLKILKGFDYTFKKGERVGIVGKNGVGKSTFVNMLLGLEQPDSGKINTGETVVFGNYDQRGLIVKEDMRVIEFVKNIAENFPLADGTKVSAAQFLQLFLFTPEKQYTYISKLSGGEKRRLHLLSILFRNPNFLVLDEPTNDLDLPTLSILEEFLMSYQGCIIIVSHDRYFMDKLVDHLFVFEGDGEIRDFPGNYTQYRDWEKERSEKDKEEARAENKIPEKPVAVAATVTEAKKMSFKEKRELELLEKDIAALEAEKKEIDAKMNAGDLPYEQLEPLSHRIGEIIRLLDEKGMRWLELSEMS, encoded by the coding sequence ATGCATTATGTTACGGTAGAAGGACTCACAAAAACTTTCGGCGCAGGGCCGCTTTTCAAGGACATTTCTTTCCATATTGAAGAAGGAGATAAGATCGCGCTGGTAGCGCTCAATGGCGCCGGTAAATCTACATTGCTCCGTATCCTTTGTGGACAGGAATCGCCTGATGCCGGTACCGTCTGGATCCACAAGGATGTAACGGTGGTAATGCTGGAGCAGCAATCTGCTTTTCAGGCGGAAAAATCAATCTCTGAACATATATTCTCCCAGTCCCATCCTGTACTGGCGGCTATCCGGGATTATGAAATGCTGACCGACGATGAAGAACAGGAGCCGGACATCGATAAGCTCACTAAGGCTATTGAACGTATGGATGAGCTGAACGCATGGCATTTCGATTCCAAAGTGAAGCAGATACTTGGGAAACTCAATATCCACCACCTGGATCAGAAAATGGGTAACCTTTCGGGGGGACAGCTGAAACGTGTGGCACTTGCCAAAGTGTTGATTGATATAGGGTTTGAACACCGCCACACCCTCCTGATCATGGACGAACCGACCAACCACCTGGATGTTGGTATGATCGAGTGGCTGGAAAATTATCTTGACCAGGAGAATGTGACGTTGTTACTGGTAACGCACGACCGTTACTTCCTGGACAGCGTCTGCAATGAGATCATGGAAATTGATCAGCAACAGCTGTTCATATATAAAGGAGATTACGAGAACTACCTCGAAAAGAAGGCCATCCGTGAAGAACAGGACAGGGCTAGTGTGGAAAAGGCCAGGAATGTATTCCGTAAAGAGCTGGAATGGATCAGGAAACAACCCAAGGCCCGTACCACAAAATCCAAATCACGTATTGATGCTTTTGAAGATGTAAAGGAAAGAGCCAGTGTGCGGCTGGAAAAACAGCAGCTGGAACTGAACGTCAAGATGACCCGTCTGGGCGGGAAGATCATTGAGCTGAAGAAAGTATATAAATCCTTCGGCGACCTGAAGATCCTGAAAGGGTTCGATTACACCTTCAAAAAGGGAGAACGGGTAGGTATAGTAGGAAAGAACGGGGTGGGTAAATCTACCTTCGTAAATATGCTGCTTGGGCTGGAGCAACCCGATTCCGGAAAGATCAATACTGGCGAAACGGTCGTGTTTGGTAACTATGACCAGCGGGGACTGATCGTAAAAGAAGACATGCGGGTAATAGAGTTCGTTAAGAACATTGCCGAAAACTTCCCCCTGGCAGATGGTACAAAGGTTAGCGCAGCACAGTTCCTTCAGTTATTCCTTTTTACGCCTGAGAAACAGTACACCTACATTTCAAAGCTGAGCGGAGGTGAAAAAAGAAGGTTACACCTGTTGAGCATCCTGTTCCGTAATCCGAACTTCCTGGTGCTGGATGAGCCTACGAATGACCTTGATCTGCCGACCTTAAGCATCCTGGAGGAGTTCCTGATGTCTTATCAGGGTTGTATCATCATTGTTAGCCACGACAGGTATTTTATGGATAAGCTGGTAGATCACCTGTTTGTATTTGAAGGTGATGGAGAGATACGTGATTTCCCGGGCAACTATACACAATACAGGGACTGGGAAAAGGAACGCTCTGAAAAAGACAAGGAAGAGGCGCGTGCTGAAAATAAAATTCCTGAAAAGCCGGTAGCGGTGGCAGCCACGGTAACGGAGGCCAAAAAAATGTCTTTTAAGGAAAAACGCGAGCTGGAGCTGCTGGAGAAAGATATAGCGGCTCTGGAGGCGGAAAAGAAAGAGATAGATGCGAAAATGAATGCGGGAGACCTGCCGTATGAGCAACTGGAACCATTATCCCACCGTATCGGAGAGATTATCCGGTTGCTGGACGAAAAAGGTATGCGCTGGCTGGAGCTCAGTGAGATGAGTTAA
- a CDS encoding RagB/SusD family nutrient uptake outer membrane protein: MKKYYLLIILVAGLVSCKKWLDVTPQSEIAQGVLFSSQAGFEEALNGVYSRCAREDSYGKEITCGFLDVLAQNYVITSKDPQGYKQTSIYNYDDDLFINRRDDAWKALYAAIANSNLILSHIDAKKSVFTGREYELIKGEALALRAYLHFDLLRLFGPSYVSDPSALAIPYVTDFTNKITPMSTVKGVLDTAILDLMAAKELLKVSDPILDAGYKVGYPVKDSSTEENGPLFLQNRRHRMNYYAVCGELARIYLYKGDKANALANALEVINSNKFPWTRQNDFLNPNDEKKDRILYRELVFGWYIPNASGAINGRFRDGENALFITSVEGQNIYETGSVGGEDFRYKQWFSEQSGGLGIRMQLEKYYRDGDANIHYQMAPALRLSEIYYIAAECTFDTDPVKAWGYFNTVRFYRGIGTAITNQPSKDVFMTELVKECRKEFYGEGQIFYMYKRLNRPVTGLAGASYAATNRMFVLPLPDDEIQFGNR; this comes from the coding sequence ATGAAGAAATATTACTTACTCATAATACTGGTGGCGGGCCTTGTTTCGTGTAAGAAATGGCTGGATGTAACACCACAATCTGAAATAGCACAGGGCGTGCTGTTCAGCTCACAGGCGGGTTTCGAAGAGGCGTTGAATGGTGTATACAGCCGTTGTGCGAGAGAAGATAGTTATGGCAAAGAGATCACCTGTGGTTTCCTCGATGTGCTGGCACAGAACTATGTTATCACAAGCAAGGATCCGCAAGGCTATAAGCAGACATCAATTTACAATTATGATGATGACCTTTTTATCAACAGGAGGGACGATGCATGGAAAGCGTTGTATGCGGCAATTGCCAACAGCAATCTGATATTGTCGCATATAGACGCGAAAAAGAGTGTTTTCACAGGCAGGGAATACGAACTGATAAAGGGCGAGGCGCTGGCATTGCGCGCCTATCTTCATTTTGACCTGCTGCGCTTATTTGGTCCTTCTTATGTAAGTGATCCAAGTGCACTGGCTATTCCCTACGTAACAGACTTTACCAATAAGATAACACCGATGTCGACCGTAAAGGGTGTGCTGGATACCGCCATTCTTGACCTGATGGCGGCTAAAGAGTTATTGAAAGTGTCTGATCCTATTCTGGACGCAGGGTATAAGGTAGGGTATCCGGTAAAAGATTCCAGCACGGAAGAAAACGGCCCGCTGTTCCTGCAGAATCGCCGTCATCGGATGAACTACTATGCTGTGTGCGGAGAGCTGGCCCGCATATATCTGTACAAAGGAGATAAGGCAAACGCACTCGCCAATGCACTGGAAGTGATCAACTCGAATAAATTCCCATGGACACGTCAGAATGATTTTCTTAATCCCAATGATGAAAAGAAAGACCGCATCCTGTACAGGGAACTGGTATTTGGATGGTATATTCCAAATGCGTCCGGTGCAATAAATGGGCGTTTCCGCGACGGAGAGAATGCTTTGTTTATTACGTCCGTAGAAGGACAGAATATTTATGAAACAGGCAGTGTTGGTGGTGAGGATTTTCGTTATAAGCAATGGTTCAGTGAACAGAGCGGGGGATTGGGTATCCGTATGCAGCTGGAGAAATATTACAGGGACGGCGACGCCAATATTCATTACCAGATGGCGCCTGCACTGCGTTTAAGCGAGATATACTACATCGCTGCAGAATGCACTTTTGATACCGACCCGGTAAAGGCGTGGGGATACTTTAACACTGTTAGGTTCTACAGGGGCATTGGTACCGCTATCACCAACCAGCCGTCTAAGGATGTGTTCATGACGGAACTGGTGAAAGAATGCCGGAAAGAATTTTATGGAGAAGGACAGATCTTCTATATGTATAAACGTTTGAACAGACCGGTTACCGGACTGGCGGGCGCCAGTTATGCCGCTACGAACAGGATGTTTGTACTGCCACTGCCAGACGACGAAATCCAATTTGGTAACAGATAA
- a CDS encoding GDP-L-fucose synthase family protein, whose translation MKQTDKIYVAGHRGMVGSAIVRRLQKDGFNNIVTRTSAQLDLRNQEATAAFFAEERPDYVFLAAAKVGGIVANNTFRAEFIYENIMIQNNVIHHAYLNNVKKLMFLGSSCIYPKLAPQPLKEEYLLTGLLEPTNEPYAIAKIAGIKMCDAYRAQYGCNFVSVMPTNLYGPNDNYDLKNSHVLPALLRKFHEAKKSNAAEVVVWGTGTPLREFLHADDMADACFYLMQHYNEEGLVNIGVGEDISIKDLALLVKKITGYEGTLVFDTSKPDGTPRKLMDVSKLHGFGWKATIGLEEGISRVYADIKDTVF comes from the coding sequence ATGAAACAAACAGATAAGATCTATGTAGCCGGGCACAGGGGAATGGTAGGCTCCGCTATTGTAAGGCGCTTACAGAAGGATGGCTTTAATAACATTGTGACAAGGACTTCCGCGCAGCTGGACCTGCGTAATCAGGAAGCTACCGCCGCATTCTTCGCTGAAGAGCGCCCGGACTATGTTTTCCTGGCAGCGGCCAAAGTAGGGGGCATCGTAGCGAATAACACCTTCAGGGCGGAATTCATTTATGAGAACATCATGATACAAAACAATGTGATCCATCATGCTTATCTGAACAATGTAAAGAAACTGATGTTCCTGGGTTCCTCCTGTATATATCCTAAACTGGCGCCTCAGCCACTGAAGGAAGAATACCTGCTGACAGGGTTACTGGAGCCTACAAATGAACCATATGCTATTGCAAAGATAGCCGGTATAAAAATGTGTGATGCATACCGTGCACAATATGGCTGTAACTTCGTGTCGGTAATGCCTACTAACCTGTACGGACCGAACGATAATTATGACCTTAAAAATTCACATGTCCTTCCGGCATTGCTGAGAAAATTCCATGAAGCGAAGAAAAGCAATGCCGCAGAAGTGGTAGTATGGGGTACAGGTACACCCCTACGTGAATTCCTGCATGCAGATGATATGGCGGATGCATGTTTCTACCTGATGCAGCACTATAACGAAGAAGGATTAGTGAACATAGGCGTAGGAGAAGATATCAGTATCAAAGACCTGGCATTGCTGGTGAAAAAGATAACAGGCTATGAAGGAACCCTGGTATTTGATACCAGCAAACCGGATGGCACACCCAGAAAACTGATGGATGTAAGCAAGTTGCATGGTTTTGGATGGAAGGCTACCATAGGGTTGGAAGAAGGTATCTCCAGGGTATATGCAGATATTAAAGACACCGTGTTTTAG
- a CDS encoding SusC/RagA family TonB-linked outer membrane protein produces MGSRAALFLLLPAMGYAGDRNHNSQQQQLFSSTSTSQHDAGRLSLKEVLVSLETRYKVRINYIGQNIGSIQTEAPAAKATSEKFIQYLNRFLKPLKLEAEEAGANVYIIYKQEAPAPAPKPVAPVEKKEAEEQQKPVTVTIKGTVTDDAGVALPGVTVVVKGTSNGVHTSNDGKYELKNVPEDAHILFSFIGFKSQEIVLRGQTVLNIRLKTDVQAVKDVVVTGYYEIKKESFTGIATVLTADDVKRVNPQNVLSSLQAYDPSFKLVENNILGSNPNRIPNINVRGTTALPSADVSKLTRNSMLTGVTNQPTFILDGYEVNVQTIFDLDPNRIASLTLLKDAAATAIYGSRAANGVVVIRTKTPKEGKLTVNYGYEMTVNAPDLSDYHVLNAADKLEYERLAKLYVSDEVSTPLDLEMQYYQKKKNVLSGVNTYWLSQPLQVDLGHKHSLYLEGGTPVVKYGIDVRYQTNNGVMKGSYRKRYGLAASLSYNVQNKIQFRNQISISQVDGRESPYREFSNYVRMNPYYPMTDSTGRLMREIDKWSYRTGAAASPKTDPVLNPLYEATTGSVEKSEYVEFMDAFSGEWTINPALRLRGQISLTKRRSTADKFVSPLSNEYYTVTGDGLKDRGKYTFSDEDFWQADGSLTLSYSKQIRQSFLNFSLATNIQNRSNDRKTFVAQGFSNDRFSQIGFARRYEIDGSPDGEFAQDRLVGSFLYANYSYKNKFLMDGTIRLDGSSKFGTDSRMASFWSYGIGYNVHNEKFINRNVISQLTLRATTGITGDVSFPSYLSNTTYQYYSNDWYSTGVGAIFKAYGNSALKWQRTKNYDASVELDLFNGRIYVNPRYYYKLTKDLLADIIVPPSAGFTEYKANLGEMINRGFELTIRSTVLRGKDWSFNMFANLVTNKNKITKISNALKSYNDKVDDKQESDANLNSVPLLRFKEGESLNTIYAVRSLGIDPENGKEIFVKKDGTYTHTYSVKDQVPVGDMTTKVEGTFGAGMYYRNWIAEVRFYGKGGGDLYNQTLVDRVENADPRYNVDQRVLDSRWKNPGDHALYKDIADHGSTRTSSRFVQRDNVIELRSVYLAYNVPSSVARRYKMNNLRCALNLNDVWRTSTIQAERGIDYPFARTFTFSLSTQF; encoded by the coding sequence ATGGGGAGTCGTGCTGCCCTTTTTTTACTATTGCCTGCCATGGGCTATGCAGGGGATAGGAACCATAATAGTCAACAGCAACAGCTGTTTTCGTCGACCAGTACTTCTCAGCACGACGCCGGACGGCTATCGCTGAAAGAGGTCCTTGTTTCATTAGAGACCAGGTATAAAGTAAGAATTAACTACATCGGTCAGAATATCGGTAGCATTCAGACAGAAGCGCCTGCAGCGAAAGCAACATCGGAAAAATTCATACAGTACCTGAACCGCTTTCTGAAGCCACTGAAGCTGGAAGCGGAAGAGGCAGGGGCAAACGTGTATATTATATACAAACAGGAAGCACCGGCTCCTGCGCCAAAGCCTGTAGCGCCGGTCGAAAAAAAAGAAGCGGAGGAACAGCAAAAGCCGGTAACAGTTACCATTAAGGGAACCGTTACAGATGACGCAGGTGTGGCGCTGCCAGGTGTAACGGTTGTTGTGAAGGGAACTTCCAATGGTGTACATACAAGCAATGATGGTAAGTATGAACTGAAAAATGTTCCTGAAGACGCTCATATACTTTTCAGCTTCATCGGGTTTAAGTCACAGGAGATCGTGTTGAGAGGACAGACAGTGCTCAACATCCGCCTGAAGACAGATGTACAGGCAGTAAAAGATGTGGTGGTAACGGGTTACTATGAGATTAAAAAGGAAAGCTTTACAGGTATTGCCACTGTATTGACAGCTGATGATGTGAAAAGAGTGAATCCTCAGAATGTGCTCAGCAGTCTGCAGGCCTATGACCCTTCCTTTAAACTTGTAGAAAATAATATCCTGGGATCTAATCCTAACAGGATACCGAATATTAATGTAAGAGGTACAACGGCGCTTCCCAGTGCCGATGTTTCCAAGTTAACCAGGAACAGTATGCTGACAGGTGTGACGAATCAGCCTACTTTTATATTAGATGGTTATGAAGTGAATGTACAAACCATCTTTGACCTTGATCCCAACAGGATCGCTTCCCTTACCTTGTTAAAAGATGCTGCCGCGACTGCTATCTACGGTTCCAGGGCAGCGAATGGTGTTGTGGTGATACGTACCAAGACGCCAAAGGAAGGGAAGCTCACAGTAAACTATGGTTATGAGATGACCGTGAATGCGCCTGATCTTTCTGACTATCATGTATTGAATGCCGCAGACAAACTGGAATATGAGCGCCTGGCAAAATTGTATGTGTCTGATGAAGTAAGCACCCCTCTTGATCTGGAAATGCAGTACTATCAAAAAAAGAAGAATGTACTGAGCGGGGTGAACACTTACTGGTTATCTCAGCCGCTGCAGGTAGATCTGGGACATAAGCATTCCCTGTATCTTGAAGGAGGAACCCCGGTTGTAAAATATGGTATTGATGTACGATATCAGACCAACAACGGCGTGATGAAAGGCTCTTACAGAAAGCGTTACGGACTGGCCGCTTCCTTGTCTTATAATGTACAGAATAAGATACAGTTCAGGAACCAGATCTCCATATCGCAGGTAGATGGAAGGGAGTCTCCTTACCGGGAGTTCTCAAACTATGTAAGAATGAATCCCTACTATCCGATGACGGATTCCACAGGCCGGCTGATGCGTGAAATAGATAAATGGAGTTACCGCACAGGAGCTGCGGCTTCACCAAAGACCGACCCTGTATTGAACCCGCTGTATGAAGCTACTACGGGAAGCGTTGAGAAATCTGAATATGTGGAATTCATGGACGCTTTTTCCGGTGAGTGGACCATTAATCCTGCATTGAGATTAAGAGGACAGATCAGTCTTACGAAAAGAAGATCTACGGCCGATAAGTTTGTATCGCCTCTGAGTAACGAATACTATACTGTGACCGGCGATGGACTGAAGGATCGCGGTAAATACACCTTTTCCGATGAAGATTTCTGGCAGGCAGATGGAAGTCTGACGCTAAGCTACTCAAAGCAGATCCGTCAAAGCTTCCTCAACTTTTCACTGGCTACCAATATTCAAAACAGGTCTAATGACAGGAAAACATTCGTGGCACAGGGTTTTTCCAATGACAGGTTTTCCCAGATAGGATTTGCACGCCGTTATGAAATAGATGGCTCTCCCGATGGCGAATTTGCCCAGGACAGGCTGGTAGGTTCTTTCCTTTATGCCAACTATTCCTATAAGAACAAATTTCTGATGGATGGTACTATTCGCCTGGATGGTTCTTCCAAGTTCGGTACTGATTCAAGGATGGCCAGCTTCTGGTCTTACGGTATCGGGTATAATGTTCATAATGAAAAGTTTATTAACCGCAATGTGATCTCCCAGCTTACATTAAGGGCCACTACCGGTATAACCGGCGACGTATCTTTCCCGTCCTATTTATCCAATACCACTTACCAGTATTACAGCAATGACTGGTATTCTACAGGCGTGGGTGCCATATTCAAGGCATATGGCAACTCAGCACTGAAATGGCAGCGTACAAAGAACTATGATGCCAGCGTTGAACTCGACCTGTTCAACGGAAGGATTTATGTTAATCCACGTTACTACTATAAATTAACCAAAGACCTGCTGGCGGATATCATTGTACCTCCGTCTGCCGGTTTTACTGAATACAAAGCCAACCTGGGTGAAATGATCAACAGGGGCTTCGAGTTAACTATTCGCAGCACTGTACTGAGAGGAAAGGACTGGTCTTTCAACATGTTTGCTAACCTGGTAACGAATAAGAATAAGATCACCAAGATCTCCAACGCGCTGAAAAGTTACAACGATAAGGTGGATGATAAACAGGAGTCTGATGCTAACCTGAATTCTGTTCCATTACTGCGCTTTAAAGAAGGCGAATCCCTCAACACTATTTATGCTGTAAGATCACTGGGAATTGATCCCGAAAATGGTAAAGAGATCTTCGTTAAAAAAGACGGCACTTATACACATACCTATAGTGTGAAAGACCAGGTGCCCGTAGGAGATATGACAACGAAGGTAGAAGGCACGTTCGGTGCCGGTATGTACTATAGGAACTGGATAGCAGAAGTAAGGTTCTATGGCAAAGGAGGCGGGGACCTTTATAATCAGACCCTGGTAGACCGTGTGGAGAATGCCGATCCCCGTTACAATGTTGACCAGCGTGTACTGGATTCCCGCTGGAAGAACCCGGGCGATCACGCATTGTATAAAGACATAGCAGATCACGGTTCTACCCGTACATCTTCCCGTTTTGTGCAACGTGACAATGTAATAGAACTGAGATCAGTCTATCTCGCTTACAATGTTCCCTCGTCAGTGGCCAGACGTTATAAAATGAACAATCTGCGTTGCGCACTGAACCTGAATGATGTGTGGCGAACCTCCACCATACAGGCAGAAAGAGGTATTGATTATCCGTTTGCGAGAACATTCACCTTCTCATTATCCACTCAGTTCTAA
- a CDS encoding FecR family protein: MDYKDYTVRDFLHDELFRKWIENPDHGTKLFWETWMRENPDQRNTVEQARDVLLLIGTDEYTPTAEDQAEVWSRIAYTMREAPRKTPVFTMWRYAAVFLGLLTAAAAGWVFLHQGKAVETTYVTAYGETKRIVLPDSSMVRLNANSTLRCRIDRNGRREIWLDGEGFFSVVHDSHNTPFLVHTSDVDVQVIGTEFNVNTRRVMTRVVLNNGAVQLKLNGDGQEDIKMKPGEMVSYSTTTHQMSRRNVNPADYNAWLDNMLVFNETPIAEVATILQENLGIKLNIEDQELQKELFTGSIPMSDVEIFFKTLSRSLHVVIEKKDNNSYSIRRKKT, encoded by the coding sequence ATGGATTACAAAGATTACACAGTAAGGGATTTTTTGCATGATGAGTTGTTCCGTAAATGGATCGAAAATCCGGACCACGGCACTAAGCTTTTCTGGGAAACCTGGATGCGTGAAAACCCTGATCAACGTAATACCGTGGAGCAGGCCCGTGATGTACTGTTGCTGATAGGAACAGATGAGTATACACCTACTGCAGAAGATCAGGCAGAAGTCTGGAGCAGGATTGCCTATACCATGCGGGAAGCTCCCCGAAAGACGCCTGTTTTTACAATGTGGCGCTATGCCGCAGTTTTCCTGGGTCTACTTACTGCCGCCGCAGCCGGTTGGGTTTTCCTGCATCAGGGAAAAGCTGTTGAAACCACCTATGTCACAGCTTATGGTGAAACTAAGAGAATAGTATTGCCGGATAGCTCAATGGTGAGACTGAACGCTAACTCTACGCTCAGGTGCCGCATAGACAGGAATGGCCGGCGTGAAATATGGCTTGATGGAGAAGGGTTTTTCTCCGTTGTGCATGATAGTCACAATACGCCTTTCCTGGTGCATACTTCAGATGTAGACGTCCAGGTAATAGGTACCGAATTTAACGTAAACACAAGAAGGGTGATGACGCGTGTGGTATTAAATAATGGAGCTGTACAGTTAAAACTGAATGGCGATGGGCAGGAAGATATTAAAATGAAGCCGGGTGAAATGGTGAGTTATTCTACTACCACCCATCAGATGTCCCGCAGGAATGTAAACCCTGCCGACTACAATGCATGGCTTGACAACATGTTGGTTTTTAATGAAACGCCTATCGCGGAAGTCGCCACAATATTACAGGAGAATCTGGGAATTAAATTGAATATAGAAGATCAGGAATTACAGAAAGAGTTATTTACAGGTAGCATACCAATGTCGGATGTAGAAATATTTTTCAAAACTTTGTCTCGTTCCTTACATGTGGTTATCGAAAAAAAGGACAATAACAGTTATAGCATCAGGAGAAAGAAAACCTAG